The following proteins come from a genomic window of Methanoculleus caldifontis:
- a CDS encoding sodium-dependent transporter, giving the protein MVQDREQWSSTLGFILASIGSAVGIGNVWRFPYIVGANGGGAFLVPYLISVLLFGIPLMMLELSIGRSTGKSVVSAFRSIQQRFAFAGLIIVAIVSLILGYYLVITGWVLAYALSFLFGQPMAFDAFTDSYLPLIFFLLSGLAVFVTVRSGVRKGIERASRYLIPVLIAILLFLVVFSLTQPGAAEGLEFYLSPDFSRLTDPGVWIAAFGQAFFSLSVGMGILLTFGSYLRGESLFRSSATIAVADILIAALAGLMIFPLVFASGLDPAAGVNLAFVTLPSAFAQIRFGMVLGALFFLMLFAAAITSAVSMLEVPVAALMDSYDYPRRRATLLVFAAIMLFGLPSALSYTALGLSVFGLPFLDLADYVFGTIGLIAAALIISIVGGWFMSPARICAEIGGCGWRQSAYMALIRYGVPAVLLITLAGNILLSAG; this is encoded by the coding sequence ATGGTTCAGGATAGAGAGCAGTGGTCGTCGACCCTGGGGTTCATTCTCGCAAGCATCGGCTCGGCCGTAGGGATAGGGAATGTATGGCGGTTCCCTTACATCGTGGGAGCCAACGGGGGCGGGGCGTTTCTGGTCCCGTACCTGATCTCCGTCCTCCTCTTCGGGATCCCCCTGATGATGCTCGAACTCTCCATCGGCCGTTCCACGGGGAAGTCCGTGGTCTCCGCCTTCCGGTCGATACAACAGCGTTTTGCATTTGCAGGCCTCATCATCGTCGCCATCGTCAGCCTGATCCTCGGCTACTACCTGGTGATCACTGGCTGGGTGCTCGCCTACGCGCTCTCCTTTCTCTTCGGGCAGCCGATGGCGTTCGACGCGTTCACCGACTCCTACCTCCCGCTCATCTTCTTCCTCCTCTCGGGACTCGCCGTCTTCGTGACCGTGCGCTCCGGGGTCCGGAAAGGGATCGAGAGGGCCTCCCGGTACCTCATCCCGGTCCTCATCGCGATCCTTCTCTTCCTCGTGGTCTTCTCCCTCACCCAGCCCGGGGCGGCCGAGGGGCTCGAGTTCTACCTCTCCCCGGACTTCTCCAGACTGACCGATCCGGGCGTCTGGATCGCGGCGTTCGGGCAGGCGTTCTTCTCGCTCTCCGTCGGCATGGGAATCCTGCTCACGTTCGGGAGTTACCTTCGGGGTGAATCCCTCTTCCGGAGCTCGGCCACCATCGCCGTCGCCGATATACTGATCGCGGCCCTTGCCGGGCTCATGATCTTTCCCCTCGTCTTCGCCTCGGGCCTCGACCCCGCGGCCGGGGTGAACCTCGCGTTCGTCACCCTCCCTTCCGCTTTTGCGCAGATCCGGTTCGGCATGGTGCTCGGAGCGCTCTTCTTCCTCATGCTCTTTGCAGCAGCCATCACCTCCGCGGTCTCCATGCTCGAGGTCCCCGTGGCGGCGCTGATGGATTCCTACGACTACCCGAGACGGCGTGCGACGCTCCTCGTCTTTGCCGCAATCATGCTCTTCGGGCTTCCGTCGGCTCTCAGTTACACAGCTCTGGGGCTCTCGGTCTTCGGGCTCCCGTTCCTCGACCTCGCCGATTACGTCTTCGGGACGATCGGCCTCATCGCCGCAGCGCTGATCATCTCCATCGTCGGCGGATGGTTCATGAGCCCCGCGCGGATCTGCGCAGAGATTGGCGGATGCGGGTGGCGGCAGAGCGCGTACATGGCGCTCATCCGCTACGGCGTTCCGGCCGTCCTCCTGATCACGCTGGCAGGCAACATCCTCCTCTCTGCAGGATGA
- a CDS encoding redoxin domain-containing protein: MVEIGERAPDFSIPDQNGNTVRLSAFSGKRVVLSFHPLAWTSVCARQMMALEANREAFSSLNAVALGISVDSVPCKRAWAGSLGIGETRLLADFWPHGGVAQMYEVFDGVKGYSRRANVVIDEFRHVIFTREYPAATVPDLQDLLDLLQAQEASRREEEQAPII, encoded by the coding sequence ATGGTCGAGATCGGTGAGCGAGCTCCGGACTTCTCCATACCGGACCAGAACGGTAACACTGTCCGGTTGTCGGCATTCTCAGGAAAGCGGGTCGTCCTCTCGTTTCACCCGCTGGCCTGGACCAGCGTCTGCGCCCGGCAGATGATGGCGCTCGAGGCGAATAGAGAGGCGTTTTCTTCCCTCAACGCCGTCGCCCTCGGTATCAGTGTGGACTCCGTCCCCTGCAAACGGGCCTGGGCCGGGAGCCTCGGCATCGGGGAGACCCGGCTTCTCGCGGACTTCTGGCCGCATGGCGGCGTGGCGCAGATGTACGAGGTCTTCGACGGCGTGAAAGGCTACTCCCGGCGGGCGAACGTCGTTATCGACGAGTTCCGGCACGTCATCTTCACGAGGGAGTATCCGGCAGCGACGGTTCCCGACCTGCAGGATCTCCTGGACCTTCTCCAGGCACAGGAGGCGAGCAGGCGGGAAGAGGAGCAGGCCCCAATCATATGA
- a CDS encoding hemolysin family protein — MPPVTDILIIVLLILANGFFAMTEFAIVSSRAVRLQKRAMAGDAGAAAALELARDPTQFLSTIQIGITVIGILAGAFGGATLAGPLAEVFAGIPLVAPYSSPLAIATVVAAITYLTLIIGELVPKRVAMNNAEQIASLVARPIRLLSLAAAPLVRLLSFSTEVVLRVLGVRTPSEPEVTEEDVRVLLGQATQAGVFHEAEQDMVESVFRLADRRVNVLMTPRPDIVAVDVEDPPAENWQKMVESGHVYFPAYREHLDNLLGIVSVRNLWARMISGETPDLAKAVEPALFVPESVPALSVLDEFKTSGARIALVTDEYGSIQGLVTVHDIMEAIVGGIPSAGHPPEGPAVRREDGSWLLDGMLPIDEFHDLIEVASLPGEGRGYYQTIGGFVMMYLERAPVTGDRFVWNGLRFEVLDMDGYRVDKVLVVPIAGNEAKIE, encoded by the coding sequence ATGCCGCCGGTCACCGACATCCTGATCATCGTCCTGCTGATCCTTGCAAACGGTTTCTTCGCGATGACTGAGTTCGCGATAGTCTCTTCAAGAGCAGTACGTCTGCAGAAGCGGGCAATGGCCGGCGACGCCGGGGCTGCGGCCGCCCTCGAACTTGCCCGGGACCCGACGCAGTTCCTCTCCACGATCCAGATCGGCATCACCGTCATCGGGATCCTGGCCGGGGCCTTCGGCGGGGCGACGCTCGCGGGACCGCTCGCAGAGGTATTCGCCGGCATCCCTCTGGTTGCCCCCTACAGCAGCCCGCTTGCCATCGCAACCGTCGTCGCCGCCATCACCTACCTGACACTCATCATCGGGGAACTGGTGCCGAAGCGGGTGGCCATGAACAACGCCGAACAGATCGCGTCCCTGGTCGCCCGCCCGATACGGCTTCTCTCCCTGGCCGCCGCACCCCTCGTCCGGCTGCTGAGCTTCTCGACGGAAGTGGTTCTCAGGGTGCTCGGTGTGCGTACGCCCTCGGAACCCGAAGTCACCGAGGAGGACGTCAGGGTCCTCCTCGGGCAGGCCACCCAGGCGGGCGTCTTCCATGAGGCCGAGCAGGATATGGTGGAGAGCGTCTTCCGCCTCGCCGACCGGCGGGTCAACGTGCTGATGACCCCGCGACCGGACATCGTGGCCGTGGACGTGGAGGACCCTCCTGCGGAGAACTGGCAGAAGATGGTGGAGTCAGGGCACGTCTACTTTCCGGCCTACCGCGAGCACCTGGACAACCTGCTCGGCATCGTCTCGGTCCGCAACCTCTGGGCACGGATGATCTCGGGCGAGACGCCGGACCTTGCAAAAGCAGTCGAACCAGCCCTCTTCGTGCCCGAGAGCGTCCCCGCGCTCTCGGTCCTCGACGAGTTCAAGACCTCCGGGGCGCGGATTGCCCTTGTCACCGACGAGTACGGGAGCATCCAGGGGCTGGTCACGGTCCACGACATCATGGAGGCGATCGTCGGGGGCATCCCATCGGCCGGGCACCCCCCCGAGGGGCCGGCGGTCCGCCGTGAGGACGGGTCGTGGCTTCTCGACGGGATGCTCCCGATCGACGAGTTTCACGACCTCATCGAGGTGGCCTCTCTCCCCGGCGAGGGGCGGGGGTACTATCAGACGATCGGCGGGTTCGTGATGATGTACCTCGAGCGGGCGCCGGTTACCGGAGACCGGTTCGTCTGGAACGGGTTGCGGTTTGAGGTCCTTGATATGGACGGCTATCGGGTCGATAAGGTTCTCGTCGTCCCGATAGCCGGGAACGAAGCAAAAATAGAGTGA
- a CDS encoding N-formylglutamate amidohydrolase: MSGRYPFLISIPHGGVSVPPEVRSLVNLSRKEIVFNSDPHTRSLYGFDDAAEALVDFEFSRIFVDTNRPPYDYPPRAQDGVVKVITQDGTPIYRKGQVPGREMIGALLQNYYYPFHERLTRALETCAVEVAFDCHSMLPYSPPVRRDAGLPRPLFCLSNRGDRHGNPRKKDNFVTCPPEWLRALTRAFQSEFEGEGRVAMNDPFRGGFISAAHYRRARTPWVQVEINRGLYETEGREADEAELAGIRERIFSAFAGFWDEVSG, encoded by the coding sequence TTGAGCGGCCGGTATCCCTTCCTCATCTCGATACCCCACGGGGGCGTTTCTGTCCCGCCCGAGGTCCGGAGTCTCGTCAATCTATCGAGAAAAGAGATCGTCTTCAACAGCGATCCTCATACCCGCTCCCTCTACGGGTTTGACGACGCGGCGGAGGCGCTGGTCGACTTCGAGTTCTCACGGATCTTCGTCGACACCAACCGTCCGCCGTACGACTACCCGCCCCGGGCCCAGGACGGCGTGGTCAAGGTCATCACGCAGGACGGAACCCCGATCTACCGGAAGGGGCAGGTGCCCGGCAGGGAGATGATCGGGGCCCTCCTGCAGAACTACTACTACCCATTCCACGAGCGGCTGACCCGGGCCCTCGAGACCTGCGCCGTCGAGGTCGCCTTCGACTGCCACAGCATGCTGCCGTACTCACCGCCGGTCCGGCGGGACGCTGGGCTCCCGCGCCCTCTCTTCTGCCTGAGCAACCGCGGCGACCGGCATGGGAATCCCCGGAAGAAGGACAACTTCGTGACCTGCCCGCCGGAGTGGCTCCGGGCGCTCACGCGGGCGTTTCAGTCGGAGTTCGAGGGGGAAGGTAGGGTTGCGATGAACGACCCTTTCCGGGGCGGGTTCATATCGGCGGCACACTACCGGCGGGCGAGGACCCCCTGGGTCCAGGTCGAGATCAACCGCGGCCTCTACGAGACGGAAGGCCGTGAAGCCGACGAGGCGGAGCTCGCCGGGATCCGGGAGAGGATCTTCTCCGCTTTCGCCGGGTTCTGGGACGAAGTCTCGGGCTGA
- the uvrB gene encoding excinuclease ABC subunit UvrB, producing the protein MTEFHLNADFKPTGSQPGAIRDLVDGITRGERFQTLLGVTGSGKTFTIANVIEAVRKPTLVIAHNKTLAAQLYNEFKSFFPENRVEYFVSYYDYYQPESYIAKRDLYIEKDAQINPKIEQMRLAATASLLSRPDTIVVASVSCIYGLGNPANFRGMGFEVKVRDRMRRDEIIRKLIEIQFERNDIELMPGRFRVKGDTIDIVPGYFNNIIRIELFGDEVDRISEIDKVSGQRLETMDYFFVYPARHFVAPEEEKERAIISIREELEEWLPNLGMLEAHRLRQRTLYDIDMIRETGTCKGIENYSRHFDGRKAGEQPYCLLDYFPEDFLMVIDESHQTLPQVRGMYHGDYSRKKSLVDYGFRLPSAFDNRPLKFDELSGYMRNVIFVSATPGDYELERSTVTEQIIRPTGLVDPAVEVRPIEGQIPDVMREIRVTIERGDRILLTTLTKRLAEELSEYLAEQGIKTRYLHSEIKTIERTEIIRQFRLGKYDVLVGINLLREGLDIPEVGLVGILDADKEGFLRDARSLVQTIGRAARNVNAKVVLYADTMTDSIKKAMAETERRRAMQMEYNARHGITPQTVRKPIREREVDITDVRHVPKQEIPNLIIELEAEMQEAAERLDFERAIALRDTIRSLQEGGAR; encoded by the coding sequence ATGACGGAATTTCATCTGAACGCGGATTTTAAACCCACGGGATCGCAGCCAGGGGCCATACGGGACCTCGTCGACGGGATTACTCGCGGCGAGCGGTTCCAGACCCTCCTCGGGGTCACGGGGTCGGGCAAGACATTCACGATAGCAAACGTCATCGAGGCGGTCCGGAAGCCCACCCTCGTCATAGCCCACAACAAGACGCTCGCAGCCCAGCTCTACAACGAGTTCAAGTCGTTCTTCCCGGAGAACCGGGTGGAGTACTTCGTCTCCTACTACGACTACTACCAGCCCGAGTCATACATCGCGAAGCGGGACCTTTACATCGAGAAAGACGCCCAGATCAATCCCAAGATCGAGCAGATGCGGCTTGCGGCGACCGCATCGCTCCTCTCCCGCCCCGACACCATCGTGGTCGCCTCGGTCTCCTGCATCTACGGCCTCGGCAACCCCGCGAACTTCCGGGGGATGGGGTTTGAGGTGAAGGTCCGGGACCGGATGCGGCGCGACGAGATTATCAGGAAACTCATCGAGATCCAGTTCGAGCGAAACGACATCGAACTGATGCCGGGGCGGTTCCGCGTGAAGGGGGACACGATCGATATCGTCCCCGGCTACTTCAACAACATCATCCGGATCGAGCTCTTCGGGGACGAGGTGGACCGGATCAGCGAGATCGATAAGGTCTCCGGCCAGCGGCTCGAGACGATGGACTACTTCTTCGTCTATCCGGCCCGCCACTTCGTCGCCCCGGAGGAGGAGAAAGAACGGGCGATCATCTCGATCCGGGAGGAACTCGAAGAGTGGCTCCCGAACCTCGGCATGCTCGAGGCGCACCGCCTGCGCCAGCGGACCCTCTACGACATCGACATGATCCGCGAGACCGGGACCTGCAAGGGGATCGAGAACTACTCCCGCCATTTCGACGGGCGGAAGGCCGGCGAACAGCCCTACTGCCTGTTGGACTACTTCCCGGAGGACTTCCTGATGGTGATCGACGAGAGCCACCAGACCCTGCCCCAGGTCAGGGGGATGTACCACGGCGACTACTCGCGGAAGAAGTCGCTCGTGGACTACGGGTTCCGGCTCCCGTCGGCCTTCGACAACCGGCCGCTGAAGTTCGACGAGTTATCGGGCTACATGCGAAACGTCATCTTCGTCTCGGCGACGCCGGGCGACTATGAGCTGGAGCGCTCGACCGTGACGGAGCAGATCATCCGGCCGACGGGGCTCGTCGACCCGGCGGTCGAGGTCCGGCCGATCGAGGGGCAGATCCCGGATGTCATGAGGGAGATCCGGGTCACCATCGAACGCGGCGACCGGATACTCCTGACGACGCTCACGAAGAGGCTCGCCGAGGAACTCTCGGAGTACCTGGCCGAGCAGGGGATCAAGACCCGTTACCTTCACTCCGAGATCAAGACCATCGAGCGGACGGAGATCATCCGGCAGTTCCGGCTCGGGAAGTACGATGTCCTCGTCGGGATCAACCTCCTCCGCGAGGGCCTCGACATCCCCGAGGTCGGGCTCGTGGGGATCCTCGACGCCGACAAGGAGGGGTTCCTCCGCGACGCGAGAAGCCTGGTCCAGACGATCGGCCGCGCCGCCCGGAACGTCAACGCGAAGGTGGTGCTCTATGCCGACACCATGACCGACTCGATCAAGAAGGCGATGGCCGAGACCGAGCGGCGGCGCGCGATGCAGATGGAGTACAACGCCCGGCACGGCATCACGCCGCAGACGGTCAGAAAACCGATCCGGGAGAGAGAGGTCGATATCACCGACGTCAGGCATGTCCCGAAACAGGAGATCCCGAACCTGATCATCGAGCTCGAGGCCGAGATGCAGGAGGCGGCCGAACGCCTGGACTTCGAGCGGGCGATCGCGCTCCGGGATACGATCAGGAGTCTGCAGGAAGGGGGGGCGCGGTAG
- the uvrC gene encoding excinuclease ABC subunit UvrC has protein sequence MIDPSTLPTEPGCYLFSDSEGTIIYVGKAKNLKRRVSSYFSRHDLDRKTQKLVAAIAGLDFIVTDTEVEAFILENTLIKKHQPKYNIDLKDAKRYAYIHVTDEPYPRIHTARQADGNGRYYGPFVSGREREDLLRLLKSLFGLRSCRRLPRRPCLRAHMGSCSAPCTGRIGEDDYRERARRAEAVLKGDIAGLIRTLREEMAAHAERQEYERAMELRNQIAALEGLRERQHVDRQKTYNEDIVNYIVSEGTVFLMLFNVDRGTLAGKHEYTFDETEGFLEEFLARYYAENEPPEEVILPEPVDDALPGYLSHLRGGRKVRTVVPQRGEKKNLLDLVRKNVEIGFFGDQIKLDELKRRLHLPDLPVAIECFDISHLSGTAMVGSMVRFLRGKPDKKNYRRFAIRTVEGVDDFAAIAEVVRRRYSRLQKEGGELPNLILIDGGKGQLAAATAVLRDLGLRVPIASIAKREEEVFVPGFSYPLPLEKHEKASLFLQEIRDEAHRFAITYHRTLRKKTVAP, from the coding sequence ATGATCGACCCGTCAACCCTGCCGACCGAGCCCGGATGCTATCTCTTCTCTGATAGCGAGGGGACCATCATCTACGTCGGGAAGGCAAAGAACCTCAAGCGGCGGGTCTCGAGTTACTTCTCCCGGCACGACCTCGACAGGAAGACACAGAAACTCGTCGCCGCGATCGCCGGGCTCGACTTCATCGTCACCGACACCGAGGTCGAGGCGTTCATCCTCGAGAACACCCTGATCAAGAAGCACCAGCCGAAGTACAACATCGATCTGAAGGACGCGAAGAGGTACGCCTACATCCACGTCACCGACGAGCCCTACCCCCGGATTCATACCGCCCGCCAGGCGGACGGGAACGGCCGATACTACGGCCCGTTCGTCTCCGGCCGGGAGCGCGAGGACCTTCTCCGGCTCTTGAAATCGCTCTTCGGCCTCCGGTCATGCCGCCGCCTCCCCCGGCGTCCGTGCCTCCGTGCCCATATGGGCTCGTGCAGCGCTCCCTGCACGGGGAGGATCGGCGAGGATGATTACCGGGAGCGGGCGAGAAGGGCCGAGGCGGTCCTGAAAGGGGATATCGCCGGGCTCATCCGGACGCTCCGCGAGGAGATGGCTGCGCACGCAGAGCGGCAGGAGTACGAGCGGGCGATGGAGCTCCGCAACCAGATCGCGGCTCTCGAAGGGCTGCGCGAGCGGCAGCACGTGGACCGGCAGAAGACCTACAACGAGGATATCGTCAACTATATCGTGAGCGAGGGAACCGTCTTTCTGATGCTCTTCAACGTCGACCGGGGAACGCTTGCCGGGAAGCACGAGTACACCTTCGACGAGACGGAGGGGTTTCTCGAGGAGTTCCTCGCCCGCTACTACGCGGAGAACGAGCCCCCTGAGGAGGTGATCCTCCCCGAACCCGTGGACGACGCGCTTCCCGGCTATCTCTCCCACCTCCGGGGCGGCAGGAAGGTCCGGACGGTCGTGCCGCAGCGGGGCGAGAAGAAGAACCTCCTCGACCTGGTCAGGAAGAACGTCGAGATCGGGTTCTTCGGAGACCAGATCAAACTGGACGAGCTGAAGCGCCGCCTGCACCTCCCCGACCTTCCCGTCGCGATCGAGTGCTTCGACATCTCCCACCTCTCCGGGACGGCGATGGTGGGCTCGATGGTCCGGTTCCTCCGGGGGAAGCCCGACAAGAAGAACTACCGGCGCTTTGCGATACGGACGGTCGAGGGCGTCGACGACTTCGCCGCCATCGCCGAGGTGGTCCGGCGCCGCTACTCGCGCCTCCAGAAGGAGGGCGGCGAACTCCCGAACCTGATCCTCATCGACGGCGGGAAGGGACAGCTTGCAGCGGCAACCGCGGTGCTCAGAGACCTCGGGCTCAGGGTCCCGATCGCATCCATCGCGAAGCGCGAGGAGGAGGTCTTCGTGCCGGGATTCTCGTATCCCCTGCCCCTTGAGAAGCACGAGAAGGCGTCGCTCTTCCTCCAGGAGATCCGCGACGAGGCGCACCGGTTCGCGATCACCTACCATAGAACCCTGCGGAAGAAGACGGTGGCACCATGA
- a CDS encoding PspC domain-containing protein, whose product MAKKLYRSRNDRWIAGVCGGIGEYIEIDANVIRVVWAIVTALTGFLPGIAVYILLWIILPQRGTMYSTGGTAEV is encoded by the coding sequence ATGGCGAAGAAATTATACCGCTCACGAAACGACCGCTGGATCGCCGGCGTATGCGGCGGCATCGGGGAGTATATCGAGATCGACGCGAATGTCATCCGCGTGGTCTGGGCTATCGTCACCGCACTCACGGGGTTCCTTCCCGGCATTGCCGTCTACATCCTGCTCTGGATCATCCTGCCCCAGCGCGGGACGATGTATTCTACCGGGGGGACTGCTGAGGTCTGA
- a CDS encoding RecQ family ATP-dependent DNA helicase: MDRLHLILERYFGHTAFNPYQEEIIRDLLAGRDVLAVLATGGGKSLCYQVPALMGDGVALVISPLIALMKDQVDDLQARGIGAEALNTACSYATTRRVLADLEENLVQVLYVSPEKAVGEDFLALAASLPITLIAVDEAHCISMWGHQFRPEYRSLAVLKERFPAVPMVALTATATPDVREDIVRQLHLAEPSVYVGSFNRENLRYAVVPKGEDAYGQLRDLLRRRREDAGIVYAATRGGTETLASRLRADGIPALPYHAGMAAAARAETQDRFIRGKVGLICATSAFGMGIDKPDVRFVVHYDMPKTLEAYYQESGRAGRDGELSDCILFYHDDDAKRLRSLIDRDLPSEFQREVARAKLQSMVDYCTAGGCRRERILAYFGERYDSLPCGGCDACVPDRPAGKARTRSGNRKRRAVRPASG; the protein is encoded by the coding sequence ATGGATCGCCTGCACCTGATCCTGGAGCGTTACTTCGGGCATACGGCCTTCAACCCCTACCAGGAGGAGATCATCCGCGACCTCCTCGCCGGACGCGACGTCCTTGCCGTCCTCGCGACCGGAGGGGGCAAGTCGCTCTGCTACCAGGTTCCGGCGCTCATGGGCGACGGCGTCGCGCTGGTGATATCGCCCCTCATCGCCCTGATGAAGGACCAGGTCGACGACCTCCAGGCCCGCGGGATCGGGGCAGAAGCCCTGAACACCGCCTGCTCCTATGCGACGACCCGGAGGGTCCTCGCGGACCTCGAGGAGAACCTGGTCCAGGTCCTCTACGTCTCGCCGGAGAAGGCTGTCGGCGAAGATTTCCTTGCTCTTGCGGCCTCCCTCCCCATTACGCTGATCGCGGTCGACGAGGCGCACTGCATCTCGATGTGGGGGCACCAGTTCCGCCCTGAGTACCGGTCGCTCGCGGTCCTCAAGGAGCGGTTCCCGGCGGTGCCGATGGTCGCCCTGACGGCGACCGCGACCCCGGACGTCCGCGAGGATATCGTGCGGCAGCTTCACCTTGCGGAGCCTTCGGTCTATGTCGGGAGTTTCAACCGCGAGAACCTCCGCTACGCCGTCGTGCCGAAGGGAGAGGACGCATACGGGCAACTCCGCGACCTCCTCCGGCGCCGGAGGGAGGATGCCGGGATCGTCTATGCCGCGACGAGGGGGGGGACCGAGACGCTCGCTTCAAGGCTCCGGGCCGACGGCATCCCGGCGCTCCCCTACCACGCCGGGATGGCGGCGGCCGCCCGGGCGGAGACGCAGGACCGGTTCATCCGCGGAAAGGTCGGACTCATCTGCGCGACGAGCGCGTTCGGGATGGGCATCGACAAGCCGGATGTGCGGTTCGTCGTCCACTACGATATGCCGAAGACGCTCGAGGCCTACTACCAGGAGAGCGGCCGGGCCGGGAGGGATGGGGAGCTGAGCGACTGCATCCTCTTCTACCACGACGACGACGCAAAGCGCCTCCGGTCCCTCATCGACCGCGACCTCCCCTCCGAGTTCCAGCGCGAGGTCGCCCGGGCAAAACTGCAGAGCATGGTGGACTACTGCACCGCGGGGGGGTGCCGGAGGGAGCGGATCCTCGCCTACTTCGGGGAGCGTTACGATTCTCTCCCCTGCGGTGGGTGCGACGCCTGCGTCCCGGACCGGCCGGCCGGGAAGGCCCGGACCAGGTCCGGGAACCGCAAGCGCAGGGCCGTTCGCCCGGCATCCGGCTGA
- a CDS encoding FKBP-type peptidyl-prolyl cis-trans isomerase, whose amino-acid sequence MRRAYGLLLAGILALLVAGSGCTASDDAAVVKTGDRVKVHYTGTLANGTVFDSSDGGEPLRFTVGTRAVIVGFDEGVVGMRVGETKTLHIPVDRAYGPHREDLVFAIDSAGVPDSESLAVGQQVWMTLADGRVLPATVAAVSADTITVDMNHRLAGEDLTFTVTLVEIEE is encoded by the coding sequence ATGAGAAGGGCTTACGGACTCCTCCTCGCGGGCATCCTCGCTCTCCTTGTCGCCGGTTCGGGCTGCACCGCAAGCGACGATGCCGCAGTTGTCAAGACCGGAGACAGGGTGAAGGTCCACTATACCGGCACCCTCGCGAACGGAACGGTCTTTGACAGTTCCGATGGAGGCGAGCCGCTCAGGTTCACCGTCGGCACCCGTGCGGTGATCGTCGGATTCGATGAGGGCGTCGTCGGGATGCGTGTCGGGGAGACGAAGACCCTCCATATCCCCGTCGACCGGGCCTACGGGCCTCACCGTGAGGATCTCGTCTTTGCCATCGACTCTGCCGGCGTTCCCGACAGCGAGAGCCTGGCTGTCGGGCAGCAGGTCTGGATGACCCTGGCGGACGGACGGGTTCTGCCCGCGACGGTCGCTGCAGTCTCGGCCGATACGATCACGGTCGACATGAACCATCGCCTTGCCGGTGAAGACCTCACGTTCACCGTCACTCTCGTCGAGATCGAGGAATAA